The Litchfieldia alkalitelluris genome has a window encoding:
- a CDS encoding pyrimidine-nucleoside phosphorylase, giving the protein MRMVDLIEKKRDGQPLTKEEISFIIDGYTKGEIPDYQISAFTMAVFFQGMTAQERADLTMAMVHSGETIDLSEIEGIKVDKHSTGGVGDTTTLVLAPLVASVGVPVAKMSGRGLGHTGGTVDKLESVPGFHVEITNEVFIHLVNKNKVAVIGQSGNLTPADKKLYSLRDVTATVNSIPLIASSIMSKKIAAGADAIVLDVKTGAGAFMKDLEDAKELAKAMVSIGNNVGRQTIAVITDMSQPLGYAIGNSLEVQEAIDTLKGEGPSDLEELCLTLGSQMVYLAKKADSLDQAKSLLIESIKSGKALETLKIFLSAQGGDASVVDDYSKLPQAAHTFELEAKEEGYVSEMIADGIGTAAMLLGAGRATKDSVIDLSVGLLLRKKIGEKVQKGDSLVTLFSNQEDVEEVKEKLYQSIKISPEIVESPKLVLDKIE; this is encoded by the coding sequence ATGAGAATGGTCGATTTAATTGAGAAAAAAAGAGATGGGCAACCTCTTACAAAAGAAGAAATCTCCTTTATTATTGATGGCTATACAAAAGGGGAAATTCCAGATTACCAAATAAGTGCTTTTACGATGGCTGTGTTCTTTCAAGGAATGACAGCACAAGAGCGCGCGGATTTAACGATGGCTATGGTTCATTCGGGAGAGACCATTGACTTATCAGAAATAGAAGGTATTAAGGTGGATAAACATAGTACTGGTGGTGTTGGTGATACAACAACACTTGTTCTTGCTCCGCTTGTTGCATCGGTTGGTGTTCCTGTTGCTAAAATGTCAGGACGTGGATTGGGTCATACAGGAGGCACCGTAGATAAACTCGAATCGGTTCCAGGTTTTCATGTGGAAATCACAAATGAAGTATTCATCCACTTAGTAAATAAAAATAAAGTGGCTGTTATTGGTCAAAGTGGTAACTTAACGCCTGCTGATAAGAAACTTTATTCATTAAGAGATGTAACAGCAACAGTCAACAGTATTCCGTTGATTGCGAGTTCAATCATGAGTAAAAAAATTGCAGCTGGAGCTGATGCAATTGTCCTTGATGTAAAAACGGGTGCTGGTGCCTTCATGAAGGATTTGGAAGATGCGAAGGAATTAGCGAAGGCTATGGTTAGTATTGGCAATAATGTTGGTAGACAAACGATCGCAGTTATTACTGATATGAGTCAACCACTTGGATATGCGATTGGTAATTCCCTAGAAGTTCAAGAGGCAATTGACACATTAAAAGGGGAAGGCCCAAGTGATCTTGAGGAGCTATGTTTAACCTTAGGGAGCCAAATGGTTTATTTAGCAAAGAAAGCAGATTCATTAGACCAAGCAAAATCGCTTTTAATAGAATCTATAAAAAGTGGTAAAGCTCTTGAAACACTCAAAATATTTTTAAGTGCTCAAGGTGGAGATGCTTCTGTTGTTGATGATTATTCAAAACTTCCACAAGCAGCACATACATTTGAGCTTGAGGCTAAGGAAGAAGGATATGTTTCTGAAATGATAGCTGACGGAATTGGTACTGCAGCTATGCTACTCGGTGCTGGGAGAGCAACAAAGGATTCAGTCATTGATTTATCCGTAGGACTTTTACTTAGGAAGAAAATCGGTGAAAAAGTACAAAAAGGCGATAGCTTAGTTACTCTTTTTAGCAATCAAGAAGATGTTGAAGAAGTGAAAGAGAAGTTATATCAAAGTATTAAAATTTCTCCTGAGATCGTTGAAAGTCCAAAGCTTGTCCTTGATAAGATTGAATAG
- a CDS encoding D-alanyl-D-alanine carboxypeptidase family protein: protein MKRFFFSLIIISMIVSISSPAFAEESSVNLAENARSAVIIERDTGTVLYDKNSHEKLPPASMTKIMTMLLIMEAIDTGSLSLDEKVRTSEHAASMGGSQIFLEAGEEMTVDEMLRGIAIASGNDASVAMAERIAGSEEAFVEKMNKKVKDLGLENTLFQNPTGLPADEHYSTAYDMAIMAKELLKYEMITKYTGKYEDYLRENTEKKFWLVNTNRLVKFYPGVDGLKTGFTSEAKYCLTATAEKDGMRLITVVMGAPTPKDRNAQITKMLDYGFSQFKTHPMYERNEVVSNVKVGKGSKKSVDLVTSEPISILTKKGEAIDDVQKEFVINKDVHAPIKKGDVLGKLVLKKENEVLSESALVAKEDITEASWWKLFKRTIGTFTKSS, encoded by the coding sequence ATGAAGCGTTTTTTCTTTAGTTTAATAATTATATCAATGATCGTATCAATCAGTTCCCCGGCATTTGCTGAAGAATCATCTGTTAATCTAGCTGAGAATGCTAGATCAGCGGTCATTATTGAAAGAGATACAGGTACAGTTCTCTATGATAAAAATAGTCATGAAAAGCTTCCACCTGCAAGTATGACCAAAATTATGACGATGCTCCTAATCATGGAAGCAATTGATACTGGAAGTCTTTCTTTAGATGAGAAGGTAAGAACAAGTGAGCATGCAGCGTCAATGGGTGGATCACAAATATTCCTTGAAGCTGGGGAGGAAATGACTGTCGATGAAATGTTAAGAGGAATTGCAATTGCATCTGGAAATGATGCTTCTGTTGCTATGGCGGAGAGAATTGCAGGGTCTGAAGAAGCATTCGTTGAAAAGATGAATAAAAAGGTAAAAGATCTGGGATTAGAAAATACATTATTTCAAAACCCAACAGGATTACCTGCAGATGAACACTATAGTACAGCCTACGATATGGCAATTATGGCCAAAGAACTACTTAAATATGAAATGATTACTAAGTACACAGGGAAATATGAAGACTACTTAAGGGAAAATACAGAAAAAAAATTCTGGTTAGTTAATACGAATCGACTTGTTAAGTTTTATCCTGGTGTTGATGGCTTAAAGACTGGGTTTACAAGTGAAGCTAAATATTGTTTAACTGCAACCGCTGAAAAAGATGGGATGCGTTTAATTACGGTGGTAATGGGTGCGCCAACACCAAAGGACCGCAATGCTCAAATTACAAAAATGTTAGATTATGGATTTAGTCAATTTAAAACACATCCAATGTATGAAAGAAATGAAGTAGTTTCAAATGTTAAGGTTGGAAAAGGGAGTAAAAAGTCAGTCGATTTAGTCACTTCTGAGCCAATCTCTATTTTAACAAAAAAAGGCGAAGCAATTGATGATGTTCAAAAGGAATTTGTTATAAACAAGGATGTTCATGCACCTATTAAAAAAGGGGACGTTCTTGGTAAATTAGTGTTGAAAAAGGAAAATGAAGTGTTAAGCGAAAGTGCTTTAGTAGCAAAAGAAGACATTACTGAAGCAAGCTGGTGGAAATTATTTAAAAGAACTATTGGAACATTTACAAAATCTTCTTAA
- the spoIIAA gene encoding anti-sigma F factor antagonist — translation MSLAIELEVKHTVLCIRLTGELDHHTAEELRLKVTNVLESREINHILLNLENLSFMDSSGLGVILGRYKQVKNNGGEMVVCSISPAVKRLFDMSGLFKIIRLETDEDYALRSLGVA, via the coding sequence GTGAGTCTTGCAATAGAACTAGAAGTAAAACATACAGTGTTATGCATTCGTCTTACTGGTGAACTAGATCATCATACAGCAGAAGAATTGCGTCTAAAAGTAACAAATGTACTTGAGAGTAGAGAGATAAACCATATTTTATTAAATTTAGAGAATTTATCGTTTATGGATAGCTCAGGTCTTGGTGTTATTCTTGGAAGATATAAGCAAGTGAAAAATAATGGTGGTGAAATGGTTGTTTGTTCCATTTCTCCAGCAGTCAAACGATTATTCGATATGTCAGGTTTATTTAAGATTATCCGCTTAGAAACAGATGAAGATTACGCGTTGCGTTCATTGGGGGTGGCATAA
- the spoIIAB gene encoding anti-sigma F factor, producing the protein MRNEMHLQFSALSQNESFARVTVAAFISQLDPTLDELTEIKTVVSEAVTNSIIHGYDNNPSGVIYISCTLEEDGLITLTVKDEGIGIPNLDEARQPLFTTKPELERSGMGFTIMENFMDEVEILTSESNGTIIHLKKHLSKSKALCN; encoded by the coding sequence ATGAGAAATGAGATGCATCTTCAATTTTCAGCACTTAGTCAAAATGAGTCGTTCGCGCGCGTGACTGTTGCTGCATTCATCTCACAGCTTGATCCAACATTAGATGAACTAACAGAAATTAAAACAGTTGTATCTGAAGCAGTTACAAATTCGATTATTCATGGTTATGATAATAACCCAAGTGGTGTTATCTATATCTCATGCACACTTGAAGAAGACGGATTAATAACTCTAACAGTAAAAGATGAAGGGATTGGAATCCCAAACCTTGATGAAGCACGTCAGCCGTTATTTACGACGAAACCTGAATTAGAGCGTTCAGGGATGGGCTTTACAATCATGGAAAACTTTATGGATGAGGTTGAAATCTTAACTTCCGAGTCTAATGGAACAATTATTCATCTTAAAAAGCATTTGTCGAAAAGCAAAGCGCTATGCAATTAA
- the sigF gene encoding RNA polymerase sporulation sigma factor SigF: protein MDVEVKNEKTETYLKDNEVKSLIKRSQNGDQEARDLIVQKNMRLVWSVVQRFLNRGYEPDDLFQIGCIGLLKSVDKFDLSYDVKFSTYAVPMIIGEIQRFIRDDGTVKVSRSLKETGNKIRKAKDELSKRLGRVPTVAEIADFLEITPEDVVLAQEASRTPSSIHETVYENDGDPITLLDQIADNSETKWFDKIALKEAIRELDERERLIVYLRYYKDQTQSEVATRLGISQVQVSRLEKKILQQMKDQMDAI, encoded by the coding sequence ATGGATGTGGAGGTCAAGAACGAAAAAACTGAAACGTATTTAAAAGATAATGAAGTAAAAAGCTTGATCAAACGAAGCCAAAATGGTGATCAAGAAGCAAGAGACCTTATCGTTCAAAAGAATATGAGATTGGTTTGGTCGGTTGTTCAACGCTTTTTAAACCGTGGTTATGAACCAGATGATTTATTCCAAATTGGTTGTATTGGATTGCTGAAATCAGTGGATAAATTTGATCTGTCATATGACGTGAAGTTTTCTACTTATGCTGTTCCAATGATTATCGGTGAAATTCAACGATTCATTCGTGATGATGGGACTGTTAAGGTAAGTCGTTCATTAAAGGAAACCGGTAATAAAATTAGAAAAGCTAAAGATGAATTATCTAAACGTTTAGGCAGAGTGCCAACAGTCGCGGAGATAGCAGACTTTCTAGAAATCACACCAGAGGATGTAGTGTTAGCACAAGAGGCTAGTCGAACACCATCGTCTATCCATGAAACTGTGTATGAGAATGATGGTGATCCAATCACTTTGCTGGATCAAATTGCGGATAATAGTGAAACAAAATGGTTTGATAAAATTGCTCTAAAAGAAGCCATTCGAGAATTAGATGAAAGAGAAAGATTGATTGTCTATTTAAGGTATTATAAAGATCAGACACAATCAGAGGTTGCAACAAGATTAGGTATTTCACAAGTTCAGGTATCAAGACTTGAGAAAAAAATACTTCAGCAAATGAAGGATCAAATGGATGCTATATAG
- a CDS encoding redoxin domain-containing protein encodes MVQLHKNLDKFNDMDVNMYILSNDTPEQQQELYTAIKEQLGNSLPFVSDPDLELASLFDMKNGDVAYRGYGLMDAEGNVIFHTINDHWGEELDKTLAEIKEEYEKIN; translated from the coding sequence CTGGTTCAGTTGCATAAAAATTTAGATAAATTTAATGATATGGATGTAAATATGTACATCCTTAGTAACGATACCCCAGAGCAGCAACAGGAGTTGTATACTGCCATAAAAGAACAGCTTGGAAATAGCTTACCTTTTGTATCAGATCCAGACTTAGAGTTAGCTTCTTTATTTGATATGAAAAATGGAGATGTTGCTTATAGAGGCTATGGGTTGATGGATGCAGAAGGCAACGTAATCTTCCATACAATAAATGATCATTGGGGCGAAGAACTCGATAAAACCTTAGCAGAAATCAAGGAAGAATATGAGAAAATAAATTAA
- a CDS encoding stage V sporulation protein AA — translation MENKVYIRLRHRIQVRPNELIRLGDIAQVITQGIEQNFLCNMPLYQITIQDKTIVVIDIIEIIKKVKDFDPKLTIETFGPPQTLVEVVYEKKKYSVAFFVAIWFLLFVGAALTIMNFHEDVSMQQVHQKLYLLITGEEVKQPLLLQVPYSIGLGLGMILFFNHIFKKRINEEPSPLEVEMFNYQQDLDNYMVMNENKESMKKLDDH, via the coding sequence ATGGAGAATAAAGTATATATACGCTTGCGCCATCGTATACAAGTTAGGCCTAATGAGTTAATTAGATTAGGTGATATAGCACAGGTTATCACACAAGGAATTGAACAGAATTTCTTATGTAACATGCCACTATACCAAATTACAATTCAAGATAAAACAATTGTGGTTATTGATATTATTGAGATCATTAAAAAGGTAAAAGATTTTGATCCGAAATTGACGATTGAAACATTTGGCCCTCCACAAACATTAGTTGAGGTTGTCTATGAAAAAAAGAAATATTCAGTTGCTTTCTTTGTTGCCATTTGGTTTTTGCTTTTTGTCGGTGCTGCATTAACAATCATGAATTTTCATGAAGATGTCAGCATGCAACAAGTCCATCAGAAACTTTATCTTCTTATTACAGGCGAAGAGGTAAAGCAGCCTTTATTACTTCAAGTGCCTTATTCGATTGGTTTGGGGTTAGGGATGATTTTGTTTTTTAATCATATCTTTAAAAAGCGTATTAATGAAGAGCCAAGTCCATTGGAAGTTGAAATGTTTAATTACCAACAAGATTTAGATAATTATATGGTCATGAATGAAAATAAAGAAAGCATGAAAAAACTAGATGACCATTAA
- a CDS encoding stage V sporulation protein AB, which yields MTIKILFIAFMGLASGLAVGAGFVAFLAVLGIIPRLTQLTKTMKYIQLYEWAVVAGAVIGGWYSLSDTVLSLPVITTIPIGLANGIFVGMLAAALTEVLNVLPILAKRIRVDDKIVHLLMAIVLGKVAGSLFHWIYYVNM from the coding sequence ATGACCATTAAAATTCTTTTTATTGCTTTTATGGGTTTAGCCAGTGGACTAGCTGTTGGAGCAGGATTCGTCGCATTTTTAGCGGTCTTAGGAATTATACCGAGATTAACCCAACTAACAAAAACAATGAAGTACATTCAATTATATGAGTGGGCCGTAGTAGCTGGAGCTGTAATTGGAGGATGGTATAGTCTCTCAGACACAGTCTTGTCATTACCAGTCATAACAACCATCCCAATTGGTTTAGCTAATGGTATTTTTGTAGGCATGCTTGCTGCCGCTCTTACAGAAGTACTTAATGTTCTTCCTATTTTAGCAAAACGAATTAGAGTTGATGATAAGATTGTGCATCTGTTAATGGCAATTGTACTAGGCAAGGTAGCAGGCTCTTTATTTCATTGGATTTACTATGTAAATATGTAG
- the spoVAC gene encoding stage V sporulation protein AC, giving the protein MSNKLKDNYQKNIKTFQPKAPLFMNCFKAFMVGGLICTFGQGIQNFYLTFFNFTEKTVGNPTVATLILIASLLTGLGVYDKLGQFAGAGSAVPVTGFANSMTSAALEYKSEGIVLGTATNMFKLAGSVLVFGVVATYVVGTLRYLFHLAL; this is encoded by the coding sequence ATGTCAAATAAGTTAAAAGACAATTATCAAAAGAATATAAAAACATTTCAACCTAAAGCCCCACTGTTTATGAATTGTTTTAAGGCATTTATGGTCGGTGGATTGATTTGTACCTTTGGTCAAGGGATCCAAAATTTTTATTTAACCTTTTTTAACTTCACTGAAAAAACAGTGGGTAATCCTACTGTAGCAACACTCATTTTGATTGCCTCTCTTCTTACAGGATTAGGTGTGTATGATAAGCTGGGGCAATTCGCAGGAGCGGGATCGGCAGTCCCAGTAACCGGTTTTGCTAACTCGATGACTAGTGCAGCACTCGAATATAAAAGTGAAGGGATTGTTTTAGGGACTGCTACTAATATGTTTAAGCTAGCTGGCAGTGTTCTAGTGTTTGGGGTAGTTGCTACCTATGTTGTTGGGACTTTACGGTATTTATTCCACCTCGCATTATGA
- the spoVAD gene encoding stage V sporulation protein AD, producing the protein MRLVGKQTWVFEHSIYLNSVGTAVGPKEAEGPLGLQFDVTHKDLHCDEETWELAERRLMEQSISTCLEKAQLNNEDVDLFLAGDLLNQNVTANYVARHNQIPFLCMFGACSTSMETLAVGSALVDGGFAKRIIAATSSHNATAERQFRYPTEYGGQKPSTATFTVTGSGAALVSREVGPIKITSATIGRVTDYGITNPFDMGAAMAPAAADTIQRHFQDLQTTPEDYDLIITGDLSGVGSPIVRKLLFDEGYDLDTKHNDCGLMIYSKDQNTFAGGSGCACSAVVTYGHIVKQLMLGNIKKVFIVATGALLSPTMIQQKESIPTIAHGVVLEKNS; encoded by the coding sequence ATGAGATTAGTTGGAAAGCAAACATGGGTATTTGAACACTCGATCTATTTAAATTCAGTTGGTACTGCAGTAGGTCCAAAAGAAGCAGAGGGACCATTAGGCTTACAATTTGATGTTACTCATAAGGACTTGCATTGTGACGAAGAAACTTGGGAACTTGCTGAAAGGCGTTTAATGGAGCAATCAATTTCTACTTGCTTAGAAAAAGCTCAGTTAAACAACGAGGATGTTGATCTTTTTTTGGCAGGTGATTTATTGAACCAAAATGTGACTGCAAATTATGTAGCAAGGCATAACCAGATTCCTTTTTTATGTATGTTTGGTGCATGCTCAACCTCCATGGAGACATTAGCTGTCGGATCAGCCCTTGTTGATGGTGGATTTGCAAAACGGATCATTGCAGCAACTAGTAGTCATAATGCAACAGCCGAACGACAATTTCGTTATCCAACAGAGTATGGTGGTCAGAAACCAAGCACTGCTACTTTTACAGTAACTGGATCTGGAGCTGCACTGGTTAGTAGAGAAGTGGGCCCAATTAAGATTACCTCAGCCACTATTGGCAGGGTGACTGATTATGGAATAACCAACCCATTTGATATGGGAGCGGCAATGGCACCAGCAGCTGCTGATACTATTCAGAGACATTTTCAGGATTTACAAACAACACCTGAAGACTATGATTTAATCATCACTGGTGATTTGTCAGGAGTTGGAAGCCCAATTGTTAGAAAGTTGTTGTTTGACGAAGGCTACGATTTAGACACAAAACATAATGATTGTGGTTTAATGATTTATTCAAAAGACCAGAATACATTTGCAGGTGGCAGTGGGTGCGCATGCTCAGCAGTTGTCACATATGGACATATTGTAAAACAACTTATGTTAGGAAACATAAAGAAGGTGTTTATAGTCGCAACAGGTGCATTATTAAGTCCAACGATGATCCAGCAAAAGGAATCAATACCAACGATAGCACACGGTGTTGTGCTAGAAAAGAACAGTTGA
- the spoVAE gene encoding stage V sporulation protein AE yields MEYLIAFLVGGSICVIGQILLDVVKLTPAHVMSTFVVLGVILDGFDIYDNFIEFAGAGATVPITSFGHSLLHGAMHQAEQHGFIGIGIGIFELTSAGISSAILFAFLVALLFKPKG; encoded by the coding sequence ATGGAATACTTAATTGCATTTTTAGTTGGCGGAAGTATATGCGTAATTGGCCAGATATTATTAGATGTTGTTAAGCTTACACCGGCACATGTGATGAGTACATTTGTTGTGTTAGGAGTCATTCTTGATGGTTTTGACATATATGATAATTTTATTGAATTCGCTGGAGCAGGTGCAACTGTTCCGATTACAAGCTTTGGTCATTCCCTGTTACATGGAGCAATGCATCAGGCCGAACAGCATGGTTTCATAGGAATTGGAATCGGGATTTTTGAATTAACGTCAGCTGGAATTTCCTCAGCCATCCTGTTTGCTTTTCTTGTCGCATTACTATTCAAACCGAAAGGATAA
- a CDS encoding stage V sporulation protein AE, which yields MKKTPRKVILITDGDEYALKTIEYIAKEFGGRCISKSHGNPTTLSGEEIVELIHKAPYDPVFVMFDDSGFIGEGAGELALKYVATHESIEVLGVIAVASKTHQDEWARVDVSINRYGELTHYGVDKSGVEEFDIGRINGDTVYCLDGLNIPIIVGIGDIGKMARKDHVQNGSPITKKAVELILERSGYYD from the coding sequence ATGAAAAAAACACCGAGAAAGGTGATCCTGATAACAGATGGAGATGAATATGCGCTAAAAACAATAGAATATATAGCGAAGGAATTTGGAGGAAGATGTATTTCAAAATCGCATGGTAATCCTACGACGCTGTCCGGTGAAGAAATTGTTGAACTTATCCATAAGGCTCCATATGACCCTGTATTCGTTATGTTTGATGATAGTGGTTTTATTGGAGAGGGTGCAGGCGAATTAGCTCTAAAGTATGTAGCAACACATGAGAGTATCGAGGTTTTAGGGGTGATTGCTGTGGCTTCAAAAACACATCAAGATGAATGGGCGAGAGTGGATGTGAGTATCAATAGATACGGTGAGCTTACCCATTATGGTGTTGATAAAAGTGGCGTAGAAGAATTCGATATAGGCCGTATTAATGGAGATACAGTGTATTGCTTAGATGGGTTAAATATCCCAATCATTGTTGGAATTGGCGATATAGGTAAAATGGCAAGAAAAGACCATGTGCAAAATGGTTCTCCTATTACAAAGAAAGCAGTGGAGCTTATTTTAGAAAGGAGTGGATATTATGACTAA
- a CDS encoding spore germination protein: MTNSTQNKKTPISTDVEINEKFFKEHIEIGTGSFDIGVRKITVQEKSINIYYLNGLCDTSFIMLLMRELVNMNDKEKLTSQAMKIIENRMVHQQVATVKNLDEAVDKLLSGLIIIFVEGEDTSLAIDVRSYPGRNPEEPDTEKVIRGARDGYTENLVINVALTRRRIRDERLRNEIMQVGERSKTDICVSYIKDVANPRLVEKIKKELQAIKVDGLTMADKTVEEFLVKQGFNPYPLVRYTERPDVAANHLLEGHVIITVDTSPSVIITPTTMFHHVQHAEEYRQAPAVGTYLRWVRFLGIIASIYLLPLWFLFTLQPELLPKALDFIGPSEKGNIPLVVQIFLADFGIEFLRMAAIHTPTPLSTAMGLIAAALIGQIAIDVGLFVPEVIMYVAVAAIGSFATPSYELSIANKMARLVLLVFVAIFKLPGFVIGATVYFLLLASIRSLNTPYLWPFLPFNFKALWQIVVRPSVPGQKLRPSIVHPRNPHKQQ; the protein is encoded by the coding sequence ATGACTAACAGCACTCAAAATAAAAAAACTCCGATTTCTACTGATGTTGAGATCAATGAGAAATTCTTTAAAGAGCATATTGAAATCGGCACAGGAAGTTTTGATATTGGTGTAAGAAAAATAACTGTTCAAGAAAAGTCAATCAATATCTATTACCTAAATGGTTTATGTGACACTAGTTTTATCATGCTGTTAATGAGAGAACTTGTTAATATGAATGATAAAGAAAAGTTAACAAGCCAAGCCATGAAAATTATTGAAAATCGAATGGTTCACCAACAAGTAGCCACAGTGAAAAATTTAGATGAAGCAGTAGATAAATTATTGTCAGGACTTATTATTATTTTTGTTGAAGGTGAAGATACGAGCCTTGCGATTGATGTAAGAAGCTATCCAGGAAGAAACCCTGAAGAGCCTGATACTGAAAAAGTAATTAGAGGGGCAAGAGATGGATATACCGAGAACCTTGTCATTAATGTCGCTCTTACTAGAAGAAGAATTCGTGATGAAAGACTGAGAAATGAAATTATGCAGGTTGGGGAACGTTCCAAGACTGATATTTGTGTTTCTTATATTAAAGATGTTGCTAATCCAAGGCTAGTTGAAAAAATCAAAAAAGAACTACAAGCAATAAAAGTGGATGGTCTAACAATGGCAGATAAAACAGTCGAAGAATTTTTAGTCAAACAAGGCTTTAATCCATATCCACTTGTTAGATATACTGAACGTCCAGATGTAGCAGCAAATCATTTATTAGAAGGGCATGTTATTATTACTGTTGATACCTCACCAAGCGTGATTATTACTCCAACAACGATGTTTCATCATGTTCAGCATGCGGAAGAATATCGTCAAGCACCTGCTGTTGGAACATATCTAAGATGGGTTCGTTTCTTAGGCATAATTGCATCCATTTATTTATTGCCACTATGGTTTTTGTTTACGTTGCAGCCAGAGTTACTACCAAAGGCATTAGATTTTATTGGGCCAAGCGAAAAGGGAAACATTCCACTTGTTGTTCAAATATTTCTTGCTGATTTTGGTATAGAGTTTTTAAGAATGGCGGCCATTCATACACCAACACCATTATCAACAGCCATGGGACTAATTGCAGCAGCGTTAATTGGTCAAATTGCAATTGATGTAGGCTTGTTTGTGCCAGAGGTTATCATGTATGTAGCTGTTGCAGCAATTGGTTCATTTGCTACTCCAAGTTATGAATTAAGTATCGCTAATAAGATGGCAAGGTTAGTCTTATTAGTGTTTGTTGCAATCTTTAAGTTACCCGGATTTGTCATCGGAGCCACTGTATACTTTCTGTTACTAGCAAGTATTAGATCATTAAATACCCCTTACTTATGGCCATTTTTACCGTTTAATTTTAAAGCCTTATGGCAAATTGTTGTACGTCCATCCGTACCTGGTCAAAAACTAAGACCTAGTATTGTGCATCCTAGAAATCCACATAAACAACAGTAA